A stretch of the Paramormyrops kingsleyae isolate MSU_618 chromosome 16, PKINGS_0.4, whole genome shotgun sequence genome encodes the following:
- the LOC111850274 gene encoding filamin A-interacting protein 1-like has product MTAKLTSSDTHNRQLRQKLSALSRKLDEQENTNKIFRRDEEERPDLRDKISRSDFRNSSLMSEVEELTNRVLEIEGKDEELIKLENHCQDLTETLEIESTKGQSLRAEVDTLNCRIIELEKLEDAFSKSKQECCMLRSNLEKEKSVSKHLSDELDMLKTKIKELEAMESQMEKTEHTLKEDLTKLKALTVILVDERKTMAEKIKQMEEKLQRSPGKVLAEQDRVTRVTEKLTGENKRGLTPQARLEEKIQNVTRDREELKEKLKAEEERSNDLQMKVNMMKKKLQSMEVVEREFLKNKAKEEDIKMSSNQFHHEDNKVKDLAQEVERLKRKIKDMRLVEDGLLKTEDEFQALQKRYNNEQQRAKKLLEELEISKNELSKYQMAEKKYNQEDLLYKCLKEEEAKSRHLIRELEVLKEKLNEFIGTEESICRLKKDHSILQKKLTQEEMKNKELAREMEKLAAELERYRHIGKNLRPGLNARHSTDLQVSSKEVQTTLSSSQPMEYKSLPLLERPVLNGKVYTEGDVEDDSNYRKLPFTKCRTSLVNNASTLNKTMRHSFPITKERQKPVVSSKAMTRQNGNYVQQGDVVVRHAPGQPLHIKVTPDHGLNTAMLEISSPGAENAHSYTSTAVIPTSGAPPKQQITIIQNANVSPPKIKTPSSPDGLCTPDRPTSPVSMAAFSRVMSPESSVCLTPERALSPIQIVSVTTGSPDRPQSTEFVEVVGSHAVFRLAQERQNWQLERSSSSAPSVITTEDNKIHIHLGNSYIQAINNTSHPTNPCYVSEQRHRSSGIFSGNSVTKGDSKITSSLTITPNTSPTSRHPHITVSSL; this is encoded by the coding sequence ATGACTGCTAAATTGACCTCTAGTGACACTCATAACCGACAACTCCGGCAGAAGCTCTCTGCCCTGAGCCGGAAGCTAGATGAACAGGAGAATACAAACAAGATCTTCCGCAGAGATGAGGAGGAACGCCCAGATCTGCGAGACAAAATCAGCCGCAGTGACTTCAGGAACTCCAGCCTCATGTCAGAAGTAGAGGAACTAACAAATAGAGTTTTGGAGATAGAGGGCAAAGATGAAGAGTTGATCAAGTTGGAGAACCACTGCCAGGACCTTACAGAAACGCTGGAGATTGAATCAACCAAAGGCCAGAGTTTGAGAGCAGAGGTGGACACACTGAATTGCAGGATAATAGAGCTTGAGAAACTGGAGGATGCATTCAGCAAGAGCAAACAAGAGTGCTGCATGCTGAGAAGCAACCTGGAGAAAGAGAAGAGTGTGAGCAAACATCTATCGGATGAACTTGACATGCTGAAGACAAAGATAAAAGAGTTAGAAGCCATGGAGAGTCAAATGGAAAAGACTGAGCACACTCTTAAAGAGGACCTTACAAAACTGAAGGCGCTGACAGTAATTCTTGTGGATGAGAGGAAGACAATGGCAgagaaaattaaacaaatggaAGAAAAGCTTCAAAGGAGTCCAGGCAAGGTACTGGCTGAACAAGACAGAGTTACAAGAGTAACTGAAAAGCTTACTGGGGAGAACAAAAGAGGTTTAACACCCCAGGCTAGGCTTGAAGAGAAAATACAGAATGTGACCAGGGATAGAGAAGAACTTAAAGAAAAGCTAAAGGCAGAAGAGGAGAGAAGCAATGATCTTCAAATGAAAGTCAACATGATGAAGAAGAAGCTCCAATCAATGGAAGTTGTGGAGAGAGaattcctgaaaaacaaagctAAAGAGGAGGACATCAAAATGTCTTCAAATCAGTTCCACCATGAAGACAACAAAGTAAAGGACCTGGCACAGGAAGTGGAAAGACTCAAGCGAAAGATAAAAGACATGAGGTTGGTTGAGGACGGCCTGCTCAAGACAGAGGATGAATTTCAAGCATTGCAAAAGAGATACAATAATGAGCAGCAGCGGGCAAAAAAGTTACTGGAAGAGTTAGAAATATCAAAAAATGAGCTGTCTAAATATCAGATGGCTGAGAAAAAATACAACCAAGAAGACCTTCTGTATAAGTGTTTGAAAGAGGAAGAAGCAAAGTCCAGGCACCTGATTAGAGAACTGGAGGTCCTGAAGGAAAAGTTAAATGAATTCATTGGCACAGAAGAGTCCATTTGTCGCTTGAAAAAAGACCACTCCATACTACAAAAGAAACTGACACAGGAAGAGATGAAGAACAAAGAGTTAGCCAGAGAGATGGAGAAGCTCGCCGCAGAGCTGGAGAGATATCGACACATCGGCAAAAACCTTCGGCCAGGACTGAATGCCAGGCATTCCACAGACTTGCAGGTCTCCTCAAAGGAAGTACAAACAACTCTATCAAGCAGCCAGCCTATGGAATACAAAAGTTTACCTTTGCTGGAACGACCAGTGCTGAATGGAAAGGTGTACACAGAAGGCGACGTGGAGGATGACTCAAATTACCGCAAGCTGCCCTTTACCAAATGCAGAACCTCTCTTGTCAACAACGCAAGCACCCTAAACAAAACCATGAGGCACTCCTTCCCAATAACTAAAGAAAGGCAAAAACCAGTAGTAAGCAGTAAGGCAATGACTCGACAGAATGGGAATTATGTACAACAAGGGGATGTGGTGGTGAGACATGCCCCAGGGCAGCCCCTTCACATCAAAGTGACTCCCGACCATGGGCTAAACACCGCCATGTTGGAGATAAGCAGCCCTGGTGCAGAAAATGCTCACTCCTACACCAGCACAGCTGTGATACCCACAAGCGGTGCCCCGCCTAAGCAACAAATCACCATCATTCAGAATGCTAACGTGTCCCCTCCCAAAATCAAAACTCCATCCTCTCCTGATGGGTTGTGCACCCCTGACAGACCAACATCACCTGTCTCCATGGCAGCTTTCTCAAGAGTGATGAGCCCTGAGTCTTCGGTCTGCTTAACGCCAGAGAGAGCACTGTCGCCCATTCAGATCGTGTCAGTTACAACCGGATCTCCAGATCGTCCCCAGTCCACAGAATTTGTGGAAGTGGTGGGAAGCCACGCTGTGTTCCGTCTGGCCCAGGAGAGGCAAAATTGGCAGCTGGAGAGATCCAGCAGTTCTGCCCCTAGTGTCATCACCACAGAGGACAACAAAATCCACATCCATTTAGGAAACTCTTACATTCAGGCAATAAATAACACCTCTCATCCCACAAATCCATGCTATGTGTCTGAGCAAAGACATAGAAGTTCAGGGATATTCAGTGGTAACTCCGTCACCAAAGGTGACAGCAAAATCACCAGTAGCCTCACTATAACACCTAACACCTCCCCAACTTCAAGGCATCCACACATCACAGTTAGCAGCCTATAA